The Prunus persica cultivar Lovell chromosome G7, Prunus_persica_NCBIv2, whole genome shotgun sequence genome has a segment encoding these proteins:
- the LOC18782752 gene encoding uncharacterized protein LOC18782752 encodes MATSNSAHVSLKLLIDTNGRKVLFAEASKDVVDFLFRLLSKDGIVGSMGKLYESVENLNDTYLQPNLDKDTLLKPKTTVAGANILPQLTNNINVDSNSKQFYMCSNCYPRHISDVSGTTCPNSYSISSRVTYVSPQASSSTVVATSGSEGGYVKGVVTYMVMDNLEVKPMSTISSIAVLNQFNVKDVGALQEKVVHLGMQEGLKLLKASFETSAVLTKVFLGA; translated from the exons ATGGCAACCTCCAACAGTGCACATGTGAGCTTGAAACTCCTGATCGACACAAATGGTCGCAAAGTTTTGTTTGCCGAAGCCAGCAAGgatgttgttgattttctCTTCAGGCTCCTCTCCAAAGACGGCATAGTTGGTAGCATGGGAAAGCTTTATGAGAGTGTAGAAAATCTCAATGACACATACTTGCAACCCAATCTTGACAAGGACACCTTGCTGAAACCAAAGACCACAGTTGCTGGTGCCAATATCCTTCCTCAGCTGACCAACAATATTAATGTCGACTCGAATTCTAAACAGTTCTACATGTGTTCAAACTGCTATCCCCGCCATATTTCCGATGTTAGTGGAACCACTTGCCCAAATAGTTATTCCATATCCTCTAGGGTGACTTATGTTTCCccacaagcttcttcttctacgGTGGTGGCAACGTCCGGCAGCGAGGGAGGGTATGTCAAGGGAGTAGTAACATACATGGTCATGGATAACTTGGAGGTGAAGCCAATGTCCACCATTTCAAGTATTGCTGTACTTAACCAGTTCAATGTGAAGGATGTTGGTGCTCTTCAAGAGAAGGTGGTTCATCTTGGGATGCAAGAG GGTTTGAAGCTGCTGAAGGCATCGTTCGAGACCAGTGCAGTCCTTACCAAAGTGTTCCTGGGGGCCTAA